A genome region from Deinococcus sp. KNUC1210 includes the following:
- the purC gene encoding phosphoribosylaminoimidazolesuccinocarboxamide synthase yields the protein MSEMKIERGELRYEGKAKRVYATATPTEYIVEYKDDATAFNGVKKAQIGGKGAINNAITAAIYPLLGAAGIPTHFISKLSDTEQLVKAVTIVPVEVIVRNVAAGSFSKRLDIAEGTPLSRPVVEYCYKSDALGDPLINTDTAVSLGWATEDDLKRIRELALQVREFLTPFFLARGIKLIDFKLEFGKLDSGEIVLADEISPDTCRFWDAATNEKMDKDRFRRDLGGVEDAYAEMLRRVEEGAGKQG from the coding sequence ATGAGTGAAATGAAGATCGAGCGCGGCGAACTGCGCTATGAGGGCAAGGCCAAACGCGTGTACGCCACTGCCACGCCCACCGAGTACATCGTCGAGTACAAAGACGACGCCACCGCCTTCAACGGTGTGAAAAAGGCCCAGATCGGCGGCAAGGGCGCCATCAACAACGCCATCACCGCCGCCATTTACCCGCTGCTCGGAGCGGCAGGCATTCCCACGCACTTCATTTCGAAACTGAGTGACACCGAGCAACTGGTCAAGGCCGTGACCATCGTGCCCGTCGAGGTGATCGTGCGGAACGTGGCAGCGGGCAGCTTTTCCAAGCGGCTCGACATTGCCGAGGGCACCCCGCTGAGCCGACCTGTCGTGGAGTACTGCTATAAATCCGACGCGCTGGGCGACCCGCTCATCAATACCGATACCGCCGTGAGTCTGGGCTGGGCCACCGAAGACGACCTGAAGCGGATTCGTGAGCTGGCCCTTCAGGTGCGCGAGTTCCTGACCCCGTTTTTCCTGGCACGCGGCATCAAGCTCATCGATTTCAAGCTGGAATTCGGCAAGCTCGACAGCGGCGAGATCGTGCTGGCCGACGAGATCAGCCCCGACACCTGCCGCTTCTGGGACGCTGCCACGAACGAGAAGATGGATAAAGACCGCTTCCGGCGCGACCTGGGCGGCGTGGAAGATGCGTATGCCGAGATGCTGCGCCGGGTGGAGGAAGGAGCCGGAAAGCAGGGCTGA
- a CDS encoding DUF1152 domain-containing protein, which produces MLSSLTPPFFAALEGSRRILIAGMGGGFDVFCGLPLYFALRAEGREVVLGNLSFTSFSPLAPRPIAPNVLEVRPDLLVQPGEYFPEYYLSRWLATQQEPSSIYAFQKVGVQPLLHAYRALIQHLKIDTVILIDGGTDALMRGDEVDLGTPHEDAVSLAAVNELKDVKRFVVSLGFGIDRFHGVSHWNVLEATAELARAGAYLGSFSLTPDMRPVQLYRDACEAVFDQMPRHVSIVNSSILSAVWGEYGNYHATERTRGSELWINPLMAQYWCYELSAVAERLQYREALINTVTMSDVDRVIGAHREAVTIRPRFELPI; this is translated from the coding sequence ATGCTCAGCAGCCTGACACCCCCGTTTTTTGCTGCTCTCGAAGGCTCGCGCCGCATTCTGATCGCGGGCATGGGCGGCGGCTTCGACGTGTTCTGCGGGCTGCCGCTGTACTTCGCGCTGAGGGCAGAAGGACGGGAAGTGGTGCTGGGCAACCTCTCGTTCACCTCTTTTTCGCCTCTGGCACCCCGGCCGATAGCCCCGAATGTCCTCGAAGTCAGGCCCGACCTGCTCGTGCAGCCGGGCGAGTATTTCCCCGAATACTACCTGTCGCGCTGGCTGGCGACGCAGCAGGAACCGTCCAGCATTTACGCCTTTCAGAAAGTGGGGGTTCAGCCGCTCCTGCACGCGTACCGCGCCCTGATACAACACCTGAAGATCGACACTGTCATTCTGATCGACGGCGGCACCGACGCGCTGATGCGCGGGGATGAAGTTGACCTGGGCACGCCGCACGAAGACGCGGTGAGTCTGGCAGCCGTCAATGAGCTGAAAGATGTCAAGCGCTTCGTGGTCAGCCTGGGCTTTGGCATCGACCGTTTTCATGGCGTGAGTCACTGGAACGTACTGGAGGCGACCGCCGAGCTTGCACGGGCCGGAGCCTATCTGGGATCGTTCAGCCTGACGCCCGACATGCGTCCCGTGCAGCTTTACCGCGACGCCTGCGAGGCGGTCTTCGACCAGATGCCGCGCCATGTCAGCATCGTCAACAGCAGCATCCTGAGTGCCGTCTGGGGCGAGTACGGGAACTACCACGCCACCGAACGCACACGCGGCTCTGAACTCTGGATCAATCCGCTGATGGCTCAGTACTGGTGTTACGAACTGAGTGCTGTCGCAGAACGCCTTCAGTACCGGGAAGCACTGATAAACACGGTCACCATGAGCGACGTTGACCGGGTCATCGGGGCACACCGCGAGGCCGTGACGATTCGGCCCCGTTTTGAACTGCCGATCTGA
- a CDS encoding RtcB family protein, with translation MNGKHISNLGLKGAEIGLALKAAELRETAGLERDEILSELRGVQQRPGEYVGGVYSDLAHMLLARQAKDDLHAADALREHALSYKVYGGELIEPGALAQMNTAMRLPISRAGALMPDAHVGYGLPIGGVLATEGAVIPYGVGVDIGCSMRLSVYPLAPDTLDSRGAVALLQKHTRFGAGIGWDKRERLEHEVLDDADWDALPLLRHLYDKAVAQLGTSGSGNHFAEFGTFTLPAPMSGLEAGPYLALLTHSGSRGFGAQVAGHFTNLAERLHPTLDASAKKLAWLGLDSEEGQNYWTAMNLAGRYALANHEQIHQRIARALGTDVALEVSNSHNLAWKQQVDGRELIVHRKGATPAAAGQLGLIPGSMADPAYLVRGKGEAAALESASHGAGRQLGRKAAERALAKKDVQAYLEERGVTLIGGGIDEAPQAYKRVEQVIAAQTELVDVLGQFQPQVVRMDSGSEDI, from the coding sequence ATGAACGGGAAGCACATTTCAAACCTGGGCCTGAAGGGAGCCGAAATCGGGCTGGCCCTGAAAGCGGCGGAACTGCGCGAGACGGCGGGGCTGGAACGCGACGAAATTCTGAGCGAACTGCGCGGCGTGCAGCAGCGGCCCGGCGAGTACGTCGGCGGGGTCTACAGCGATCTGGCGCACATGCTGCTGGCACGTCAGGCCAAAGACGATCTGCACGCTGCCGACGCTCTGCGTGAACACGCCCTGTCTTACAAGGTGTACGGCGGCGAGCTGATCGAGCCGGGTGCGCTGGCCCAGATGAACACCGCCATGCGCCTGCCAATCAGCCGGGCCGGGGCGCTGATGCCCGATGCCCACGTGGGCTACGGCCTGCCCATCGGCGGAGTGCTCGCCACCGAAGGCGCGGTCATTCCTTACGGCGTGGGCGTGGATATCGGGTGCAGCATGCGCCTGAGCGTGTATCCGCTGGCTCCCGACACGCTGGATTCGCGGGGCGCGGTGGCGCTGCTTCAGAAGCACACCCGTTTCGGCGCAGGCATCGGCTGGGACAAGCGCGAGCGGCTCGAACACGAAGTGCTGGACGATGCCGACTGGGACGCCCTGCCGCTGCTGCGTCACCTGTACGACAAGGCCGTGGCGCAGCTCGGCACCTCGGGAAGCGGCAACCACTTCGCGGAATTCGGCACCTTCACGCTGCCTGCGCCGATGTCGGGCCTGGAAGCGGGTCCGTATCTGGCGCTGCTGACCCACAGCGGTTCGCGCGGCTTCGGCGCACAGGTGGCGGGGCATTTCACCAACCTGGCCGAGCGCCTGCACCCCACCCTCGACGCCTCGGCCAAGAAGCTGGCGTGGCTCGGTCTGGACAGCGAGGAAGGCCAGAACTACTGGACCGCCATGAATCTGGCAGGCCGCTACGCGCTGGCAAACCACGAGCAGATTCATCAGCGCATAGCCCGCGCGCTCGGAACGGACGTCGCGCTGGAAGTGTCCAACAGTCACAACCTCGCCTGGAAGCAGCAGGTGGACGGGCGCGAACTGATCGTTCACCGCAAGGGCGCGACCCCGGCAGCGGCAGGGCAACTCGGCCTGATTCCCGGCAGCATGGCTGACCCGGCGTATCTGGTGCGCGGCAAGGGCGAAGCTGCGGCCCTGGAAAGCGCGTCGCACGGCGCGGGCCGCCAGCTCGGGCGCAAGGCCGCCGAACGTGCCCTCGCCAAAAAGGACGTACAGGCCTACCTGGAAGAGCGCGGCGTGACGCTGATCGGGGGCGGCATCGACGAGGCTCCGCAGGCCTACAAGCGCGTCGAGCAGGTGATCGCCGCGCAGACTGAACTGGTGGACGTGCTGGGCCAGTTTCAGCCGCAGGTGGTCAGGATGGACAGCGGCAGCGAAGACATCTGA
- a CDS encoding NAD(P)H-dependent oxidoreductase, which translates to MPRALIVHAHPEAASFCTAQMQEAARTLEARGYDVQISDLYRMDWQAALDRHDFTHLPADPFKPQAEQFRAVQGGTVASDVAAELEKLLAADLLVFSFPLWWFSLPALLKGWVDRVFAMGAVYGAGVGTYDRGRFLGRRALLLFTTGGPEGAYGPQANNGDLDTVLFHIQNGMLRFVGYTVLAPVVGHSPVRISADERAAQLSRVRAAFSTLDERATVFG; encoded by the coding sequence ATGCCCCGCGCCCTGATCGTCCACGCCCACCCCGAAGCCGCTTCCTTCTGCACTGCCCAGATGCAGGAAGCCGCCCGCACGCTGGAAGCCCGTGGGTACGACGTGCAGATCAGCGATCTGTACCGCATGGACTGGCAGGCAGCGCTCGACCGGCACGACTTTACGCATCTTCCGGCCGACCCTTTCAAGCCCCAGGCCGAACAGTTCCGCGCTGTTCAGGGCGGCACCGTCGCTTCCGATGTCGCCGCCGAACTGGAAAAGCTGCTGGCAGCCGATCTGCTGGTCTTTTCGTTTCCGCTGTGGTGGTTCAGCCTGCCTGCCCTGCTGAAAGGCTGGGTTGACCGGGTGTTTGCCATGGGCGCGGTGTACGGTGCGGGCGTGGGAACCTACGACCGGGGCCGATTCCTGGGTCGGCGGGCGCTCCTGCTGTTCACGACTGGCGGCCCGGAAGGTGCCTACGGCCCGCAGGCCAACAACGGCGACCTGGACACGGTGCTGTTTCATATCCAGAACGGCATGCTGCGTTTCGTGGGCTATACCGTGCTGGCCCCGGTGGTAGGCCACAGCCCGGTGCGGATCAGCGCCGACGAGCGGGCCGCGCAGCTAAGTCGGGTGCGGGCGGCGTTCAGCACCCTGGACGAGCGGGCCACCGTCTTCGGCTGA
- a CDS encoding NADAR family protein yields MPDLDADTLFFYRASHPFSNFYPSKFVVDGLLFHWAEQSIMYRKALHFGDTASARKIMQAYSPAECKKLGRQVQGFDEAGWALVREQVAFDTVLHKFQHNRKLRAVLLQTGSALLVEAAPSDRIWGIGFSEQDALAYRFQWGENLLGKALMRVRDELRD; encoded by the coding sequence ATGCCCGACCTCGACGCCGATACCCTCTTTTTCTACCGGGCCTCGCATCCCTTCTCCAACTTCTACCCATCCAAATTCGTGGTAGATGGCCTGCTGTTTCACTGGGCCGAGCAGTCCATCATGTACCGCAAAGCGCTGCATTTCGGCGATACGGCATCGGCTCGGAAGATCATGCAGGCGTATTCGCCCGCCGAATGCAAGAAGCTGGGAAGGCAGGTGCAGGGTTTTGACGAGGCAGGCTGGGCGCTGGTGCGCGAACAGGTTGCGTTCGATACCGTTCTGCACAAGTTTCAGCACAACCGGAAGTTGCGAGCTGTGCTGCTTCAAACAGGGTCGGCCCTGCTGGTCGAGGCGGCTCCTTCCGACCGCATCTGGGGCATCGGCTTCTCGGAGCAGGACGCGCTGGCGTACCGCTTTCAGTGGGGTGAAAACCTGCTGGGGAAGGCGCTCATGCGCGTGCGCGACGAACTGCGCGACTAG
- a CDS encoding endonuclease V has protein sequence MLVCTDVDYRPEPSGTGDSARAAAVLFRDWPDAAPAHELVQRLDEVLPYQPGAFYQRELPCLLAVLEAATQVAGALTAVVIDGYVTLDAAGRAGLGAYLYGALGRSVPVIGLAKTAFQGSPHALPLCRGDSQRPLYITAQGVDVREAARCVAQMAGPHRLPALIKRADQVCRRAP, from the coding sequence ATGCTCGTCTGCACCGATGTCGATTACCGCCCGGAGCCCAGCGGAACTGGGGACAGCGCCCGCGCCGCTGCCGTGCTGTTCCGCGACTGGCCCGACGCTGCGCCCGCACACGAACTGGTGCAGCGGCTCGACGAAGTGCTGCCCTATCAGCCGGGAGCTTTCTACCAGCGTGAGCTGCCGTGCCTGCTGGCGGTGCTGGAAGCGGCCACGCAGGTGGCGGGAGCGCTGACAGCCGTGGTAATCGACGGATACGTGACGCTCGATGCGGCGGGCCGGGCCGGGCTGGGCGCATATCTGTACGGCGCACTGGGCAGGTCGGTGCCGGTGATCGGCTTGGCCAAGACCGCCTTTCAGGGGTCGCCCCACGCGCTGCCACTGTGCCGGGGCGACAGCCAGCGCCCGCTGTACATCACCGCACAGGGGGTGGATGTCCGGGAGGCCGCCCGCTGCGTCGCGCAGATGGCCGGGCCACACCGCCTGCCTGCCCTGATCAAGCGGGCCGATCAGGTGTGTCGGCGGGCTCCCTGA